From the genome of Streptomyces spinoverrucosus:
TTCCAGAAGTGGTACGTCACCTCGTGGTCGGTGCCGTCGGCGTCGGTGATGGTGGTCGTCAGCTTCTTGTAGCCGTCGGGGTCGAAGACCAGGGAGCCCGAGGCCGACGAGGATGCCGTAGAGGTGTCGTCCGACGCCTGGGCGCTGAGGGCGATGCCCCCGACCGCCGCGACGCCCGCGGTGGCTCCGATCCCCATGACGACGCTCCTGCGCTTGACTGCCCGGTGCTTCACAGTTCGACTCCTTTGGATTGTGGGCTTGCGTCGGTGAACGTAGCGCCGGTGCGAACAAAATTGCCAACAATCCAGGCGCATTCATGGGGGATGCACAGCTTCACGGCGGGGGCACAGCTTCACGGCGGAGGCACAGCTTCACCCGCGCCCGCACAGGTATTCCTCGCCCGCCCAATCTGACGTACCGTCAGATTCATGGACACGATCTGGCTCACCGGTGCCGAATGGCTGGCCGTGCTGCGGATCGGGCTCGGGCTGTGGTGGTTGGAGAGCTGGCGGCACAAGGACAAGAAGACGTGGTTCGAGGGCTCCGGCATCGCCTGGGCCGCCGACGTGGCCGCCAAACACCGCTGGAACACGGTGCGTTCCGGCTTCCGGGCGGTGGTCGCACCCCGGCCGCGCGTGATGGCGTATGTCGTCGCGTACGCCGAACTCGCCCTGGGTCTGGGGCTGATCGCCGGTTTCCTGACCCCGATCGCCCTCGTCGGCGGGCTGCTCCTGAACGCCGTCTACTTCGTCCTCATGATCCACGACTGGGCCGAGCAGGGGCAGAACCTGATGATGGCGCTGATCTCCGCGGTCGCGCTCTTCGGGATGTCCTGGCAGGCGTGGTCACTGGACGGGGCACTGGGGTGGTTCCTGTGAGTGCGCGGTACGACGTACCGGAGACGGACGCCTTCACGCGGACGTACTGGGACGCGGCCGCGCGCGGTCGGCTGCTGGTGCGGCGGTGCGGGGCGTGCGGCCGGGCGCATCACTACCCCCGCGAGTTCTGCCCGCACTGCTGGAGCGAGGACGTGACCTGGGAGGAGGCGAGCGGCCGCGCCACCCTCTACACCTGGTCCGTGGTCCACCGGAACGACCTCCCGCCCTTCGGCGAACGCACCCCGTACGTCGCCGCGGTCGTCGACCTCGCGGAGGGCCCGCGGATGATGACGGAGATCATCGGACACGAGGGCGAGGGCGAGGGCGGGGGCGAGCTGCGGGCCGGGGCCCCACTGGCGGTCGACTTCCGGGAGGGCGTCCCGGTGTTCCGGGTCGAGCCGAATTCGGGGTGAAACCCGGCGGCCGACAGGTTTGAATGGGGTGATGGCCCTGATGAACTCCCGGTCCCTCGCCCACCCCCATCCCGAGCTGTACGGCAACGGGCTGCGCCTGCGCCCCTGGGATCCGGCCTCCGACGCGGACGTCGCGACCTGGCTGCGCGGCCTGTCCGACCCGGAGTTCCGGCGCTGGAACACACCCCTGTCCCCGGTCACGGACCTCGCCTCCGCCCGCGCCTCCCTGCGCGCCAAGGCCGACAGGGCGGTGGACGGCACGGGCGCGTCCTTCCGGATAACCGACGCGGAGACGGGTACGACCCTCGGCCACGTCGGCATCAACGAGATCGACCAGGTCTTGAGCATCGCCCGGGTCGGCTACTGGATCCTCCCCGAGGCCCGCGGCCACCGCGCCGCCACCCGCGCCCTGGCCCTCGCCGCCCGCTGGGCCCTCACCG
Proteins encoded in this window:
- a CDS encoding DoxX family membrane protein gives rise to the protein MDTIWLTGAEWLAVLRIGLGLWWLESWRHKDKKTWFEGSGIAWAADVAAKHRWNTVRSGFRAVVAPRPRVMAYVVAYAELALGLGLIAGFLTPIALVGGLLLNAVYFVLMIHDWAEQGQNLMMALISAVALFGMSWQAWSLDGALGWFL
- a CDS encoding Zn-ribbon domain-containing OB-fold protein; this translates as MSARYDVPETDAFTRTYWDAAARGRLLVRRCGACGRAHHYPREFCPHCWSEDVTWEEASGRATLYTWSVVHRNDLPPFGERTPYVAAVVDLAEGPRMMTEIIGHEGEGEGGGELRAGAPLAVDFREGVPVFRVEPNSG
- a CDS encoding GNAT family N-acetyltransferase, giving the protein MALMNSRSLAHPHPELYGNGLRLRPWDPASDADVATWLRGLSDPEFRRWNTPLSPVTDLASARASLRAKADRAVDGTGASFRITDAETGTTLGHVGINEIDQVLSIARVGYWILPEARGHRAATRALALAARWALTDLGLHRLELGHAVGHDASCRVADRCGFPYEGTLRGAMWEADRRDAFRDVHLHARLATDPEAGAVVVEP